GCAACCTGTCCCAAACGGCACGCATCTGACGCAACCCCTCCCCTCGTGGGTTTCGCTGTCGTTTTACGACAGCGGCGGCATTATGCGTAGCGTGAATAACTTCACTATTGTGTTGGCTAGTAATTTGGCGTCTGCTTTGTATAGGAGCTCTGTGGTGATGAATGTCTCTCTCCTGGCTCTGGCTGGGCTAAACGTCACTGCGCAGTTTGGGGTATCTATACGCGTCTTGCCGCAGGAGCAGTCTGGGAGCGTCTGCGGTGATTATATATGTATAAACATCACGACCACCGCCCCATATGGCTGGACGGCCTACATAACCGTGCTCAATAGAACGATTCTTCAGGGCGACTCCTACTCGATTTATTACAAGCAGGTGGCGGCGTCGTACGGTTTGTACAACTACACCACTTATTCCGCTGTGTATTGGGTAGATCTTTCGGGCATGTATGTAGAGCCGCTTCTCAGGGTGACTGTTGGCGATGTGCAGCTCTATTTGTTGCCTTTCGTAACTATTACCTGTCCCCAGTTGTCTCAGAACCAGGATTTGAAGAATAGATACAGTTATCCCCTTGTCTACTTCAACATCACCGCGGCGCCTATAGCGCCGGGTATCGGCAAGAATGTAACTAGGATTGACTTCTCCTTTAGGGACTACAGAGTTACTTACTGGGTTGTTCACCAGGGCGGCGTCTTGTCGATAGGTAGTGGGAATTTGCAGAATCTTAAGTCGCTGTGGCCATGCAGTCCTTAGAGTTGCTTATAATTACCTCGTTTGCGCTGGTTGCTATATTTGCCGTTGTGCCGGTTATACTTCAGCAGATATACTACTACCAAGCTCTTGTGGAGATGCGTAGTGCCTCTGCGTTTTTTAACTTGGTGGCAGACTCTCTGGAGAGCGACATGGGGGCCGCGTTCGCGCAGAGGGTTATTAATCTGCCTAGTCTGCGCTTTGGCTCGTTGAAGTACAGCGTGGCGCAGATGGGCATGTGCGGCGGCGCGGCGGTTTTCAACACTACGTTTGTATACGAGTCGCAGTACTTGTCTGTGGCTGGTATGTTGCGGGGTGTGAACTGGGGCAAGGTGGTATACGCGCCTGACACTCCTATTGCAGTGCGGGGTTGGGGGACCTCTTTGTCTATGGCGCCCCGGGTTGTTAAATATGGCGACATCGCGGTGGTGCTAAATATTACGTACACAGCGGCTCAGAGGGCTTCAGGCGTCGCCTTATATTACAACATCACGGCTCCGGTGGCTTACAACGCTGGTGACTGCGCCCTTGACGGTGTAGATCTAAGTGGCGTGTCGAAGGTGTTGGTAGTTCCGGTTAGGCTGGAGTTGCGATGAATGCTTTACAGACGGCGGTCTCTATGGCCTTCGCCGGCTTGCTCTCAGTACTGATTGCCTATATCGTAAACGTGCAGGCGCAGATGGCGTTTGATCAAGAGACCGCGTCTATGGCTCAGGCCTTGGCTGATTCCGTGGCTAACCAGATAAGGGCTGGCATCTCCTCTATCACTTTGCCAAATGTTTATCGTTTTAACATGTCTATAGCGTTGCCTAGCTTCTCGCCTCCTTTCGACTCCTTCTTCTACTCAATAAAGTTGGTGAATGAAAATGACATCCTCGTTGTATACGTAAATATGACCGCGTATAGAGGCTCTGGAATGTCTAGTACATCTGTATATAAGGCGGTTTATAACATTACAAACATCAAGATCTATGCCCAGGGCACTACGCCGTTGGCCACATGTAGTCAAGGCGATTTGGTAGATCTATCTCAGCGGGGTTGTTACGTCATGTGGCAGATGCCGGCTCCCACTTACGTGAAGTATCTAGTTTTTACAAAATAGCTTCAGCTAAGTGGGGCTATGTATGTAGCCACGGCGTCCCTTTTTCAGATGGTGCTGCCATTGCAGGGTTTCTGTAGTCTTGGAAGTTTTATTTTCTGCTAATACTTACGTACTGGGCTATTTTGTCTTTACTAGTTCTATAAGGAGCTTCTGTATGTCAAGAAGAATAGTTTGTAGAGAGTCTATTCTCTTACTTAGCAAGTCTGCGACGGCATCTATCCTTTTGTTCATTTCGTCGATTCTCCTATTTGTCTCGTCTATTCTTCTATTTGTTTCGTCGAGTCTCTGCTCTAGTCTGGCTATTTCGGTCCGCAATTCGCCCATTTCTCTCAATATGGATCCTAGGTAGAGGAGGAAGATGTCCTCTGTGGTGAGCTTTTTGCCCTCCTTAAGCTTACCAACGACGTGCTCTACTGCGGTCTTAAGCGCATCGTAGACAAAGGCGCCGAGCTCGCCCGACATAGTATCTTCCTTCCATCAGTTTATAAATCTAGTGACGAGCTACATTACAGACACCGGACATATATTGGATGTCGCGCGAATTCCGGGGCGGGTGTTCCTATTTATAAAGTGTTTTGTTGTGTTGTGGTTGTGGAGGAGCTGGAGAGGCCTCTGCGCTTTATTAGGATGGCGAGCGGCGTGCATGTAGTGGCTCTGATGACAGAGCCGTTTCCGTGTCCGGGCCGGTGTACCTTCTGCCCGTCGGCGGAGGGGGTTCCCAAGTCCTACATGCCCGACAGCCCGGTGGTTCTCCGTGCCAAGAGGAGCCGATACGATCCCTATCTGCAGACCGCTGGCCGTATCAAAGTGTATCTTATGAACGGCCACCTCCCGTCGAAGATCGAGGCTGTGGTGATGGGGGGCACCTTCGGCGCCTTGCCGCGGTGGTACCGGGAGTGGTTTGTGGCTAACGTCTTCAAGGCGCTGAACGACTACCCCAACTGGGCGGGCTCGGCGGATCCGGCGCCGGATTTGGAGGCCGAGCAGCTTAGGAACGAGTCGGCGGCTATGCGCCTCGTCGCGATCACGGTGGAGACGCGGCCCGACTTCGTGGACGCGGGAGAGGTGGACTTCCTACTGAGGCTGGGAGTGACTAGGGTTGAGCTGGGCGTCCAGTCTATATACGACGACGTACTTGCGAGGGTTGGGAGGGGCCACGGCGCCGCCGAGGTGGTTAGGGCGACGGCTCTTTTGAAGGATTCGGCTTACAAGGTCTGCTACCACCTGATGCCGGGCCTGCCGGGGAGCGATCCAGACCGCGACTTGGAGATGGTGAGGGAGGTGTTTTCAAACCCGGACTTCATGCCGGACTGCGTCAAGATATACCCCACGTACGTGGTGCCGGGGACTGCGTTGTACGAGGAGTGGCGCCGCGGGGCGTACCGAAGCTACGACGAGGAGACTTGGCTTGACCTCCTGGCGAGGATATACGCGGCGGTGCCCAGATGGGCCAGGGTCATGCGCCTCGGCCGCGACATCCCTCTGCACCACGTTGTGGACGGCCCCAGGTGGGGGAACATGAGGCAGGTGGTGCTCCGGCATATGGAGAGGCTTGGGCTGAGGTGTGTGGAGATCCGCTGTAGGGAGGCCGGCGTGAAGCTGGCCAACGGCCTGCCGATTCAGCCCGGCCCGGTGGAGGTTAGGCGCGTCGAGTACGTGGCGTCGGGGGGCGTGGAGGTTTTTCTAGAGGCGGTGGGGCCCGACGACACTCTCTACGGGATTCTGCGGCTGAGGATCCCCCACGGCCCCCACAGGCCCGAGCTCCGGGGGGCGGCCTTGGTTAGAGAGCTCCACGTCTACGGCCCCGAGGTGCCCGTCGGCGCGGAGGGGGGCTGGTGGCAGCACAGAGGTATAGGCAGGTCTTTGATGGAGAGGGCGGAGGAGATCGCCGCGGAGTTCGCGAAGAGGGTGGCTGTGATCAGCGGCGTCGGCGCGAGGCCCTACTTCCGCAAGCTGGGGTACGAGAGGTGCGGTCCATATATGTGTAAAGAGCTCTCAGCCTCGTAGAGCCCTCGCCACGGCGTCTCTAAGCGCGGGGGTCTGCCAGGCGTACAGCCTCCCCACCCCCAGCTCAGGATCGCGGCTCGGGACGCCGCCTATAGCCGCCGGCGAGAGCTCGACGACGAAGTTGCGGCTCTCAAGCAACCTGGCGAGCCTCAAGCCGCTGGGCTCCGCCAAAATGTCCGGGTCCTCCACGGCCTCTTTTAACGCATCGGTGAGGCCCAGCTCGGCGGCTTTGGCCACCACCCACCTCACCCCCCTCGACGAGGATATCGACGCCAGATACCTCTCCGCGTCCCACCCAGCCTCTGCCAGCTGGAAGAGGCAACGGGGGTTTCCTCCGCAGAGCCTCCACGCCGTGGCGAAGTCAGGCCCGCCCACGGCCTCGTTGAGGCGTTTAAAGTCGTCTTTGTCCATATTCCACATCAGCGCCGTGTGGGCCCAGCTGTGTCTAGAAAGCTCCCGCCTGGACGCGCCCTCAGATGTAAATACTAGGTATGCGATACGGACGCCCGCCAGCGGCCTGGGTATGAGGCCCGCCTCGGCTTTTAGAGACCTCAGATGCCTATCGC
The sequence above is drawn from the Pyrobaculum ferrireducens genome and encodes:
- a CDS encoding ATP-binding protein, whose product is MAAELLGRIGGAAARAAVWLLGRVVERLVERMSPSNILVIVDELFSAVGVREGAVVVKHAQELGDRHLRSLKAEAGLIPRPLAGVRIAYLVFTSEGASRRELSRHSWAHTALMWNMDKDDFKRLNEAVGGPDFATAWRLCGGNPRCLFQLAEAGWDAERYLASISSSRGVRWVVAKAAELGLTDALKEAVEDPDILAEPSGLRLARLLESRNFVVELSPAAIGGVPSRDPELGVGRLYAWQTPALRDAVARALRG
- a CDS encoding elongator complex protein 3, translated to MASGVHVVALMTEPFPCPGRCTFCPSAEGVPKSYMPDSPVVLRAKRSRYDPYLQTAGRIKVYLMNGHLPSKIEAVVMGGTFGALPRWYREWFVANVFKALNDYPNWAGSADPAPDLEAEQLRNESAAMRLVAITVETRPDFVDAGEVDFLLRLGVTRVELGVQSIYDDVLARVGRGHGAAEVVRATALLKDSAYKVCYHLMPGLPGSDPDRDLEMVREVFSNPDFMPDCVKIYPTYVVPGTALYEEWRRGAYRSYDEETWLDLLARIYAAVPRWARVMRLGRDIPLHHVVDGPRWGNMRQVVLRHMERLGLRCVEIRCREAGVKLANGLPIQPGPVEVRRVEYVASGGVEVFLEAVGPDDTLYGILRLRIPHGPHRPELRGAALVRELHVYGPEVPVGAEGGWWQHRGIGRSLMERAEEIAAEFAKRVAVISGVGARPYFRKLGYERCGPYMCKELSAS
- a CDS encoding coiled-coil domain-containing protein; this translates as MSGELGAFVYDALKTAVEHVVGKLKEGKKLTTEDIFLLYLGSILREMGELRTEIARLEQRLDETNRRIDETNRRIDEMNKRIDAVADLLSKRIDSLQTILLDIQKLLIELVKTK